From one Conexibacter woesei Iso977N genomic stretch:
- a CDS encoding DHA2 family efflux MFS transporter permease subunit codes for MSHRARVASIVSVGVFVASLDLFIVNIAFPDIQGDFAGTSLASLSWILNAYAIVFAALLVPAGRWADRAGRKRAFLGGLALFTAASAACAIAPGVGVLIAARVVQAAGAAVLMPASLGLLLPEFPPEKRGLAIGLWAAVGGTAAAAGPVIGGLLVELSWRWVFLVNLPVGVGAIVLGARVLREIREEDAPAPDLLSAGLLTASVATLIAAIIEGPDWGWTDPRVLALFAAAVVLGIAFAIRSGRVAVPVVEPELLRVRAFAASNAAGVFFFIGFSAMLLGSVLWLTEVWHETALNAGLKIAPGPAFAALFAVAGGILSGRIGPRTVGAVGAALFAVAGVWWATHLGTEVHYAADYLPGMLIGGMGVGLVNPSLASAATAQLPPARLATGSAVLTMSRQFGSALGVALLVAVIGTPSPSEVESAFHDAWWMMTGAAALSALAFLLVGPLVVRQESVAEEIEEAIVSMSPEVVA; via the coding sequence ATGAGCCACCGCGCCCGTGTCGCGTCGATCGTCTCCGTCGGGGTCTTCGTCGCGAGCCTCGACCTCTTCATCGTCAACATCGCGTTCCCCGACATCCAGGGCGACTTCGCCGGGACGTCGCTGGCGTCGCTGTCCTGGATCCTCAACGCCTACGCGATCGTCTTCGCCGCGCTGCTCGTCCCCGCCGGGCGCTGGGCCGACCGCGCCGGGCGCAAGCGCGCGTTCCTCGGCGGGCTGGCGCTGTTCACGGCGGCGAGCGCCGCGTGCGCGATCGCGCCGGGCGTCGGCGTCCTGATCGCCGCGCGCGTCGTGCAGGCCGCGGGCGCCGCGGTCCTGATGCCGGCCTCACTCGGCCTGCTGCTGCCGGAGTTCCCGCCCGAGAAGCGCGGGCTGGCGATCGGCCTGTGGGCGGCGGTCGGCGGCACCGCGGCGGCGGCCGGGCCGGTCATCGGCGGGCTGCTGGTCGAGCTGTCGTGGCGCTGGGTGTTCCTCGTCAACCTTCCTGTAGGGGTTGGTGCGATCGTCCTCGGCGCGCGCGTGCTGCGCGAGATCCGCGAGGAGGACGCGCCCGCGCCGGACCTCCTCAGCGCCGGGCTGCTGACCGCGAGCGTCGCGACGCTGATCGCCGCGATCATCGAGGGTCCGGACTGGGGCTGGACCGACCCGCGCGTGCTGGCGCTGTTCGCCGCCGCCGTTGTGCTGGGCATTGCCTTCGCGATCCGCAGCGGCCGCGTCGCGGTCCCGGTCGTCGAGCCCGAGCTGCTGAGGGTCCGGGCGTTCGCCGCGTCCAACGCCGCGGGCGTATTCTTCTTCATCGGGTTCAGCGCGATGTTGTTGGGGTCGGTCCTGTGGCTGACCGAGGTCTGGCACGAGACCGCGCTGAACGCGGGCCTGAAGATCGCGCCGGGCCCGGCGTTCGCCGCGCTGTTCGCGGTCGCGGGCGGGATCCTGTCGGGCAGGATCGGGCCGCGGACGGTCGGCGCGGTCGGCGCCGCGCTGTTCGCGGTGGCGGGCGTGTGGTGGGCGACGCACCTCGGCACCGAGGTCCACTACGCGGCCGACTACCTGCCCGGGATGCTGATCGGCGGCATGGGCGTCGGGCTCGTCAACCCGTCGCTGGCCAGCGCGGCGACCGCGCAGCTGCCGCCCGCGCGGCTGGCGACCGGCTCGGCCGTCCTGACGATGAGCCGCCAGTTCGGCAGCGCGCTCGGCGTCGCGTTGTTGGTGGCCGTGATCGGGACGCCGTCGCCGAGCGAGGTCGAGAGCGCGTTCCACGACGCCTGGTGGATGATGACCGGCGCGGCCGCGCTGTCGGCGCTGGCGTTCCTGCTCGTCGGGCCGCTCGTGGTGCGCCAGGAGAGCGTGGCGGAGGAGATTGAAGAGGCGATCGTCTCGATGTCCCCGGAGGTGGTCGCGTGA
- a CDS encoding nuclear transport factor 2 family protein — MAASDVDIVRAAFAAFEHRDADALVAICRPDIVFQPVTAQIAAGGVPYRGHEGMRTYLEDVGRVWQELRPSPDTWYLRDGGVVVATGRVYAWGAGRVVDSPCGWLWRVQDGGLVYGQIFETAAAALAAAGIEPDAEPSAA; from the coding sequence GTGGCGGCGAGCGACGTCGACATCGTGCGGGCCGCCTTCGCGGCCTTCGAGCACCGGGACGCGGATGCGCTGGTGGCGATCTGCCGACCCGACATCGTGTTCCAGCCCGTGACCGCGCAGATCGCCGCGGGCGGTGTCCCGTACCGCGGCCACGAGGGGATGCGGACCTACCTGGAGGACGTCGGGCGCGTCTGGCAGGAGCTGCGGCCCTCGCCCGACACGTGGTACCTGCGCGACGGCGGCGTCGTCGTCGCGACCGGGCGCGTCTACGCCTGGGGCGCCGGCCGCGTCGTCGACTCGCCGTGCGGTTGGCTCTGGCGCGTGCAGGACGGCGGGCTCGTCTATGGCCAGATCTTCGAGACCGCCGCCGCGGCGCTGGCCGCGGCCGGGATCGAGCCCGACGCCGAGCCCTCGGCGGCCTGA
- a CDS encoding fumarylacetoacetate hydrolase family protein, with translation MRLVTFRDPHGAQRVGRLDGERVVELAAHTMLDYLRGEGHAPAGRDHALADVFLQAPVTTPPSVRDFFAYEGHVATGQRLRGLDAIPDAWYEAPVFYFSNPAGIVGPRDAVRRPAGCELLDFELEIAAVIGEDAEIAGYTLLNDWSARDIQGREMSVGLGPAKGKDFATSLGPWLVTPDELPIEDGRLALTAKVEVNGEVLSESDAGAMHWSWPQLVAQAARETELRPGDVLGSGTLNRGCLLELNTEDGATPRWLQPGDLVTISAPGLGELTNPIV, from the coding sequence ATGCGCCTCGTCACGTTCCGCGATCCCCACGGCGCGCAGCGCGTCGGCCGCCTCGACGGCGAGCGCGTCGTCGAGCTGGCGGCCCACACGATGCTCGACTACCTCCGGGGCGAGGGCCACGCGCCGGCCGGCCGCGACCACGCGCTGGCCGACGTCTTCCTGCAGGCGCCGGTCACGACGCCGCCGTCGGTCCGCGACTTCTTCGCCTACGAGGGCCACGTCGCGACCGGCCAGCGCCTGCGCGGCCTCGACGCGATCCCGGACGCCTGGTACGAGGCGCCGGTCTTCTACTTCTCCAACCCCGCCGGGATCGTCGGCCCGCGCGACGCGGTCAGGCGCCCCGCCGGCTGCGAGCTGCTCGACTTCGAGCTGGAGATCGCGGCCGTGATCGGCGAGGACGCCGAGATCGCCGGCTACACGCTGCTCAACGACTGGTCGGCGCGCGACATCCAGGGCCGCGAGATGAGCGTCGGCCTCGGGCCGGCCAAGGGCAAGGACTTCGCGACGTCGCTCGGCCCGTGGCTGGTCACGCCCGACGAGCTGCCGATCGAGGACGGGCGCCTGGCGCTGACCGCGAAGGTCGAGGTCAACGGCGAGGTCCTCTCGGAGTCCGACGCCGGCGCGATGCACTGGTCGTGGCCGCAGCTCGTCGCCCAGGCGGCGCGCGAGACCGAGCTGCGCCCCGGCGACGTCCTCGGCTCGGGCACGCTGAACCGCGGCTGCCTGCTGGAGCTGAACACCGAGGACGGCGCGACGCCGCGCTGGCTGCAGCCCGGCGACCTCGTGACGATCAGCGCGCCCGGTCTGGGCGAGCTGACCAACCCCATCGTCTAG
- a CDS encoding PrsW family glutamic-type intramembrane protease, translating into MSLSLSSRALAVRRGPAWRTVFVVGLLLWVATTLTLVATDDDILVPASVLFGSFLVPVTCVFWVVEHGHHTTLTPARLMVAFFVAGVLGLLASAALEIWLVPSRVLPNLWVGLIEEAVKGVGLLLVARGLARYRVRDGIILGATVGLGFGAFEAAGYSLSYSVQSGAFSARDLVSEELLRAVIAPFGHGVWTALVGAAAFATAARHGNRPAWSWSIPFAYVVAVLLHAAWDASSNAASALVDADAVMLVGALQWLFMFVVAAIGVWLVRRRWRVVE; encoded by the coding sequence ATGAGCCTCTCGCTGTCGTCGCGCGCCCTCGCCGTCCGGCGCGGACCCGCGTGGCGCACGGTCTTCGTCGTCGGCCTGCTGCTGTGGGTCGCCACGACGCTGACGCTCGTCGCGACCGACGACGACATCCTGGTCCCGGCCAGCGTCCTCTTCGGCTCGTTCCTGGTCCCGGTCACCTGCGTGTTCTGGGTCGTCGAGCACGGCCACCACACGACGCTGACGCCCGCGCGGCTGATGGTCGCGTTCTTCGTCGCGGGCGTGCTCGGGCTGCTGGCGAGCGCCGCGCTGGAGATCTGGCTGGTGCCGTCGCGGGTGCTGCCGAACCTCTGGGTCGGGCTGATCGAGGAGGCCGTGAAGGGCGTGGGGCTGCTGCTCGTCGCGCGCGGCCTGGCGCGCTACCGGGTGCGCGACGGGATCATCCTCGGCGCGACCGTCGGCCTCGGTTTCGGCGCCTTCGAGGCGGCGGGCTACTCGCTGTCCTACAGCGTGCAGTCGGGCGCGTTCTCGGCGCGCGACCTCGTGTCGGAGGAGCTGCTGCGCGCGGTGATCGCACCGTTCGGCCACGGCGTCTGGACCGCGCTGGTCGGCGCGGCGGCGTTCGCGACCGCGGCACGCCACGGCAACCGGCCCGCGTGGTCGTGGTCGATCCCGTTCGCGTACGTGGTGGCGGTGCTGCTGCACGCGGCGTGGGACGCGTCGTCGAACGCGGCGAGCGCGTTGGTCGACGCGGACGCCGTGATGCTCGTCGGCGCGCTGCAGTGGTTGTTCATGTTCGTGGTCGCGGCGATCGGCGTGTGGCTGGTCCGGCGGCGCTGGCGTGTGGTTGAGTAG
- a CDS encoding EamA family transporter, translating into MRVWAALGAIYLIWGSTYLAIRVMVETVPPALGAGVRFLIAGGAMLAFLLYKSSVRVTRAQLGWCLVVGSLLAAGGNGLVTVAERDVPSGLAALLIASEPLIIVLLRGVTGDRPDRATLGGVALGFVGVGILMLPGGRPDDVPLGMTLLVIVAAFSWALGSFISPRVDLPKDPLLSTAWSLLLGGGILTIGGLLGGEGGDVDVGAFSAKSLAALAYLVVVGSIVAFTAYSWLLSNAPISRVSTYAYVNPVIAVALGALFLSESVAAATVAGMALVIASVVVIVRREAVATE; encoded by the coding sequence ATGCGGGTGTGGGCGGCGCTCGGCGCCATCTACCTGATCTGGGGCTCGACCTACCTCGCGATCCGCGTGATGGTCGAGACCGTCCCGCCCGCGCTCGGCGCGGGCGTGCGCTTCCTGATCGCGGGCGGCGCGATGCTCGCGTTCCTGCTCTACAAGTCGAGCGTCCGGGTCACGCGCGCGCAGCTCGGCTGGTGCCTGGTCGTCGGCTCGCTGCTGGCCGCGGGCGGCAACGGGCTCGTCACGGTCGCCGAGAGGGACGTGCCGTCCGGGCTCGCCGCGCTGCTGATCGCCAGCGAGCCGTTGATCATCGTGTTGCTGCGCGGCGTGACCGGCGACCGCCCGGACCGCGCGACGCTCGGCGGCGTCGCGCTCGGGTTCGTCGGCGTCGGGATCCTGATGCTGCCCGGCGGGCGCCCCGACGACGTCCCGCTCGGGATGACGCTGCTGGTGATCGTCGCCGCGTTCTCGTGGGCACTGGGGTCGTTCATCTCCCCGCGCGTGGACCTGCCGAAGGACCCGCTGCTGTCGACCGCGTGGTCGCTGCTGCTCGGCGGCGGGATCCTGACGATCGGCGGGCTGCTCGGCGGCGAGGGCGGCGACGTCGATGTCGGTGCGTTCAGCGCGAAGTCGCTCGCGGCGCTCGCCTACCTCGTGGTCGTCGGCTCGATCGTCGCGTTCACCGCGTACTCCTGGCTGCTGTCCAACGCGCCGATCTCGCGGGTGTCGACCTACGCCTACGTCAACCCGGTGATCGCGGTCGCGCTCGGCGCGCTGTTCCTGAGCGAGTCGGTCGCCGCCGCGACGGTCGCCGGGATGGCGCTGGTGATCGCCTCGGTCGTCGTCATCGTCCGCCGGGAGGCCGTCGCCACGGAGTGA
- a CDS encoding ATP-binding protein, giving the protein MSFRAVAEPATLGSLRDALGAFLDETGAGEQLRFDVMLAVSEAANNVLLHAYRTCAQPGAIRVAATAGTERIEVTIEDDGGGLAPRPDSPGAGLGLPMMAQLTDDLDVRRLPAGGTSVAMAWRRTA; this is encoded by the coding sequence ATGAGCTTCAGGGCGGTTGCGGAGCCGGCGACGCTCGGTTCGCTGCGCGACGCGCTGGGCGCGTTCCTGGACGAGACGGGCGCCGGCGAGCAGCTGCGGTTCGACGTCATGCTCGCCGTCTCGGAGGCGGCCAACAACGTGTTGCTGCACGCCTACCGGACCTGCGCGCAGCCGGGCGCGATCCGGGTCGCCGCGACCGCGGGCACGGAGCGCATCGAGGTCACGATCGAGGACGACGGCGGCGGCCTCGCGCCACGCCCGGACTCACCCGGCGCCGGCCTCGGGCTGCCGATGATGGCCCAGCTCACCGACGACCTCGACGTCCGGCGCCTGCCGGCCGGCGGGACCAGCGTCGCGATGGCCTGGCGGCGGACCGCCTAG
- a CDS encoding LysR family transcriptional regulator, protein MLDVRRLRVLREVAAQGSFSAAAEALSYTQSAVSQQIAALEREAGSKLVERSARGVSLTDAGRALVVHADAILARLADAEEELHAIAGLRGGRLRLAAFSSACCTLMPLAVARFRERHPGVELSLVPAEPEDGAKLLRTGEADVALSIETTFAKRHEDDLDVVTLLDDPMYIMLPRDHPMASRSRLKLADLVDEPWMIGTAGTCPDTSIFLRACAAAGFEPNIAFNLDDYNAIQGFVAAGMGISFIPDLALVNVRDDVVVRSFGPGRPPVRRIVGLTLADSFRSPAKQAMLDVLLEVAAEFGAGRTELALAS, encoded by the coding sequence ATGCTTGACGTCCGCCGCCTCAGGGTCCTGCGCGAGGTGGCTGCGCAGGGGTCGTTCTCCGCCGCCGCCGAGGCGCTGTCCTACACGCAGTCGGCGGTGTCGCAGCAGATCGCCGCGCTGGAGCGCGAGGCCGGCTCGAAGCTCGTGGAGCGCAGCGCGCGCGGCGTGTCGCTGACCGACGCCGGCAGGGCGCTGGTCGTCCACGCCGACGCGATCCTCGCGCGGCTGGCCGACGCCGAGGAGGAGCTGCACGCGATCGCCGGGCTGCGCGGCGGGCGGCTGCGCCTGGCGGCGTTCTCGAGCGCGTGCTGCACGCTGATGCCGCTGGCGGTCGCGCGCTTCCGGGAGCGCCATCCGGGCGTGGAGCTGTCGCTGGTCCCGGCCGAGCCCGAGGACGGCGCGAAGCTGCTGCGGACCGGTGAGGCCGACGTCGCGCTGTCGATCGAGACGACGTTCGCCAAGCGCCACGAGGACGACCTCGACGTCGTCACGCTGCTCGACGATCCCATGTACATCATGTTGCCCCGCGACCATCCGATGGCGAGCCGGTCGCGGCTGAAGCTCGCCGACCTCGTCGACGAGCCGTGGATGATCGGGACCGCGGGGACGTGCCCGGACACGTCGATCTTCCTGCGCGCGTGCGCGGCCGCGGGCTTCGAGCCGAACATCGCCTTCAACCTCGACGACTACAACGCGATCCAGGGCTTCGTCGCCGCGGGGATGGGCATCTCGTTCATCCCCGACCTCGCGCTGGTCAACGTGCGCGACGACGTGGTCGTCCGGTCGTTCGGCCCGGGCCGCCCGCCGGTCCGGCGGATCGTGGGGCTGACGCTGGCCGACTCGTTCCGGTCGCCGGCCAAGCAGGCGATGCTCGACGTACTGCTCGAGGTCGCCGCGGAGTTCGGCGCGGGGCGGACCGAGCTGGCGCTCGCCTCCTAG
- a CDS encoding PaaI family thioesterase — protein sequence MSDATVDLALTGLEQMRAIISGAGTPPPVAELLGFSLDRADEGEAVFSMDPHTEHTNPLGTVHGGIMTTLLDSAMGCAVHTTLPAGVMYTTLELKVNFLRPSFAGGARLVAEGRVLNRGATAVLAEATIVEEGTGRKVAHATSTCLILQPR from the coding sequence GTGAGCGACGCGACCGTCGACCTGGCCCTGACCGGCCTGGAGCAGATGCGCGCGATCATCAGCGGCGCGGGCACGCCGCCGCCGGTCGCGGAGTTGTTGGGGTTCTCGCTCGACCGCGCCGACGAGGGCGAGGCGGTGTTCTCGATGGACCCGCATACCGAGCACACCAACCCGCTCGGGACCGTGCACGGCGGCATCATGACGACGCTGCTGGACTCCGCGATGGGCTGCGCGGTGCACACGACGCTGCCGGCCGGCGTCATGTACACCACCTTGGAGCTGAAGGTGAACTTCCTGCGCCCGTCGTTCGCCGGCGGCGCGCGCCTGGTCGCCGAGGGCAGGGTGCTCAACCGCGGCGCGACCGCGGTCCTGGCGGAGGCGACGATCGTGGAGGAGGGCACGGGCCGGAAGGTCGCCCACGCGACCTCGACCTGCCTGATCCTCCAGCCGCGCTAG
- a CDS encoding DUF488 family protein, which produces MDLFTVGHSSHSVAAFAGLLRGAGVVQVADVRRWPRSRRHPHFDDDALAVELAASGIAYAHVVELGGHRDPVAGSVNDGWELPAFNGYADHMASAEFARGLEKLMALAAARPTAVMCAEGDWHRCHRQLIADVVELRGLAQVRHVGVDGAIEPHAVTAFAVFEGDSGLPRYPAQQLGLAF; this is translated from the coding sequence GTGGACCTCTTCACCGTCGGGCACTCGTCGCACAGCGTCGCCGCGTTCGCGGGGCTGCTGCGCGGCGCCGGCGTCGTCCAGGTCGCCGACGTGCGCCGCTGGCCGCGCTCGCGGCGCCACCCGCACTTCGACGACGACGCGCTGGCGGTCGAGCTGGCGGCGTCCGGGATCGCCTACGCGCATGTGGTGGAGCTCGGCGGCCATCGCGATCCGGTGGCGGGGTCGGTCAACGACGGCTGGGAGCTGCCGGCCTTCAACGGCTACGCCGACCACATGGCGTCGGCCGAGTTCGCGCGCGGGTTGGAGAAGTTGATGGCCTTGGCCGCGGCGCGCCCGACCGCGGTGATGTGCGCCGAGGGCGACTGGCACCGCTGCCACCGCCAGCTGATCGCCGACGTCGTCGAGCTGCGCGGGCTCGCGCAGGTCCGGCATGTTGGTGTGGATGGCGCGATCGAGCCGCACGCGGTCACGGCGTTCGCCGTCTTCGAGGGCGACAGCGGGCTGCCGCGCTACCCGGCGCAGCAGCTCGGGCTCGCCTTCTGA
- a CDS encoding Dyp-type peroxidase, which yields MSDLVASGQAVDQPLTRHAIFLVLSVRDDDESLATAREVVSGIADFVKTVGFRSSEARLSCVVGIGRALWDRLRPDGPRPIDLRPFNAIRGENGHDAPSTPGDVLFHIRSERADLCFELERQLLNALGGAVVVEDEVSGFRYFDARDLLGFVDGTANPTGAEISDAAWITGDADPDFGGGAYVVVQKYVHDLEAWGALTVEQQEAVIGRTKVENIELDDDPDAPAHKTLTTIEDPQTGEELDIIRDNMPFGRPGAGEYGTYFIGYASRLWVIETMLQRMFLGDRPGRYDRILDFSTAVTGTTFFVPTPDVLEGLADETPAPAEEEAAEAPPAAPAPPPATGGLGIGSLRD from the coding sequence ATGAGCGACCTCGTTGCCTCCGGACAGGCCGTCGACCAGCCGCTGACGCGCCACGCGATCTTCCTCGTGCTGTCGGTGCGCGATGACGACGAGTCGCTGGCGACCGCGCGTGAGGTGGTCTCCGGGATCGCCGACTTCGTCAAGACCGTCGGCTTCCGGTCCAGCGAGGCGCGGCTGTCGTGCGTGGTCGGGATCGGGCGCGCGCTGTGGGACCGGCTGCGCCCGGACGGGCCGCGGCCGATCGACCTGCGGCCGTTCAACGCGATCCGGGGCGAGAACGGGCACGACGCGCCGTCCACGCCGGGCGACGTCCTGTTCCACATCCGGTCCGAGCGCGCCGACCTGTGCTTCGAGCTGGAGCGGCAGTTGTTGAACGCCTTGGGTGGCGCGGTCGTCGTCGAGGACGAGGTCAGCGGCTTCCGCTACTTCGACGCGCGCGACCTGCTCGGCTTCGTGGACGGCACCGCGAACCCGACCGGCGCCGAGATCTCCGACGCCGCGTGGATCACCGGCGACGCCGACCCGGACTTCGGCGGCGGCGCGTACGTGGTCGTCCAGAAGTACGTGCACGACCTCGAGGCGTGGGGCGCGCTGACCGTCGAGCAGCAGGAGGCGGTCATCGGCCGCACGAAGGTCGAGAACATCGAGCTGGACGACGACCCCGACGCGCCCGCGCACAAGACGCTGACGACGATCGAGGACCCGCAGACCGGCGAGGAGCTCGACATCATCCGCGACAACATGCCCTTCGGGCGGCCGGGCGCGGGGGAGTACGGGACGTACTTCATCGGCTACGCGTCGCGGCTGTGGGTGATCGAGACGATGCTGCAGCGCATGTTCCTCGGCGATCGGCCGGGTCGCTACGACAGGATCCTCGACTTCTCGACGGCGGTGACCGGGACGACGTTCTTCGTGCCGACCCCGGACGTGCTGGAGGGGCTGGCCGACGAGACGCCGGCGCCCGCCGAGGAGGAGGCGGCGGAGGCCCCGCCCGCCGCGCCCGCGCCGCCGCCCGCCACGGGCGGCCTCGGGATCGGCTCGCTGCGCGACTAG
- a CDS encoding NAD-dependent succinate-semialdehyde dehydrogenase, which produces MADYAVVDPATGETIKEYPTISDGDLDAAIGRAYAAHEGWSKGKTVAERAELIRKVGDLHNERKDELGAIIAREMGKPIEQAVGEVEFSAAIYHYYADNAESLLKDEPIELLEGEGSAFIRRSSVGVLLGIMPWNYPYYQVARFAGPNLVIGNTVLLKHAPQCPESAAAIEQIYQDAGVPADAYINIYATNDQISTVIADPRVQGVSLTGSGRAGAAVAEQAGRHLKKVVLELGGSDPFLVLATDDLDAVVENAVGGRMENGGQACNAAKRFIVVDSLYDEFLERFTAALKALEPSDPKVEGASYGPLSSTAAADRLEEQVKKATESGAELVTGGSRDGNFFKTTVLTGITPDNPAYKEEFFGPVASVYKVSDEDEAVTLANDTDFGLGSYVFTNDKDQALRVADKIEAGMVFVNAVGAEGVELPFGGVKQSGFGRELGRFGADEFVNKKLIRVVA; this is translated from the coding sequence ATGGCTGATTACGCGGTTGTCGACCCGGCGACGGGCGAGACGATCAAGGAGTACCCGACGATCAGCGACGGCGACCTGGACGCGGCCATCGGCCGCGCCTACGCGGCGCACGAGGGCTGGAGCAAGGGCAAGACGGTCGCCGAGCGCGCCGAGCTGATCCGCAAGGTCGGCGATCTGCACAACGAGCGCAAGGACGAGCTCGGCGCGATCATCGCGCGCGAGATGGGCAAGCCGATCGAGCAGGCCGTCGGCGAGGTCGAGTTCTCGGCGGCGATCTACCACTACTACGCCGACAACGCGGAGTCGCTCCTGAAGGACGAGCCGATCGAGCTGCTCGAGGGCGAGGGCTCGGCGTTCATCCGCCGCTCGTCGGTCGGCGTCCTGCTCGGCATCATGCCGTGGAACTACCCCTACTACCAGGTGGCCCGCTTCGCCGGCCCGAACCTGGTGATCGGGAACACGGTCCTGCTCAAGCACGCGCCGCAGTGCCCGGAGTCGGCCGCCGCGATCGAGCAGATCTACCAGGACGCCGGCGTCCCCGCCGACGCCTACATCAACATCTACGCGACCAACGACCAGATCTCGACGGTCATCGCCGACCCGCGCGTGCAGGGCGTCTCCCTGACCGGCTCGGGCCGCGCGGGCGCCGCCGTCGCCGAGCAGGCCGGGCGTCACCTCAAGAAGGTCGTCCTGGAGCTGGGCGGGTCCGACCCGTTCCTGGTCCTGGCCACCGACGACCTCGACGCGGTCGTCGAGAACGCGGTCGGCGGCCGGATGGAGAACGGCGGCCAGGCCTGCAACGCGGCCAAGCGCTTCATCGTCGTCGACTCGCTCTACGACGAGTTCCTGGAGAGGTTCACCGCCGCGCTGAAGGCGCTCGAGCCGAGCGACCCCAAGGTCGAGGGCGCGTCCTACGGCCCGCTGTCCTCGACGGCGGCCGCGGATCGCCTTGAGGAGCAGGTCAAGAAGGCCACCGAGTCGGGCGCCGAGCTCGTCACCGGCGGCAGCCGCGACGGCAACTTCTTCAAGACGACCGTGCTGACCGGCATCACGCCGGACAACCCGGCCTACAAGGAGGAGTTCTTCGGCCCGGTCGCCTCGGTCTACAAGGTGTCGGACGAGGACGAGGCGGTCACGCTCGCCAACGACACCGACTTCGGCCTCGGGTCTTACGTGTTCACCAACGACAAGGACCAGGCGCTGCGCGTCGCCGACAAGATCGAGGCCGGCATGGTCTTCGTCAACGCGGTCGGCGCCGAGGGCGTCGAGCTGCCCTTCGGCGGCGTCAAGCAGTCCGGCTTCGGCCGCGAGCTCGGCCGCTTCGGCGCCGACGAGTTCGTGAACAAGAAGCTCATCCGCGTCGTCGCCTAG